The Triticum aestivum cultivar Chinese Spring chromosome 6D, IWGSC CS RefSeq v2.1, whole genome shotgun sequence genomic sequence CTGGTAAAGTGATTTTCCCGTGCTTGTGGCTTCATCTCCAACACCTGCGGCCAGCACGCCTGTCTCTTCTTCACAGACCCACGGGTCTTCGCTCAAGGGCCGTCGCTTCAACCACATGCCGCAGAGAGCCCGCCGTCCCGAAAGCCAGCAGATCCATCGGCGCTGCACTTTCATCCGCCTCCTCGGTCAAATTGGGTCTGGTTCAGATAGGAAACAATCAGACAAAAATGAAGAAGGAACGAGGACCGACGAATAGCAGATCAACAAAATTTATCCTACTGACGGGCCGCATTAGGAATTCCACTGGCAATGAAGCGCCGATCTAACCAGTGAATACGTCAACAAAATCGATAGGTTTGGCGCATACCTTTTCTCTGGTTGCatcaggtgaaggaaatatgccctagatgcaataataaagttattatttatttccttatatcatgataaatgtttattattcatgctagaattgtattaactggaaacataatacttgtgtgaatacatagacaaacagagtgtcactagtatgcctctacttgactagctcgttgatcaaaagatggttatgtttcctagccattgacatgagttgtcatttgattaaacgggatcacatcattaggagaatgatgtgattgacttgacccattccgttagcttagcactcgatcgtttagtatgttgctattgctttcttcatgacttatgcatgttcctatgactatgagattatgcaactcccgtttaccagaggaacactttgtgtgctaccaaacgtcacaacgtaactgggtgattataaaggtgctctacaggtgtctccgaaggtacttgttgggttggcgtatttcgagattaggatttgtcactccgattgtcggagaggtatctctgggccctctcggtaatgcacatcacttaagccttgcaagcattgcaactaatgagtttgttgcgagatgatgtattacggaacgagtaaagagacttgccggtaacgagattgaactaggtattgagataccgacgatcgaatctcgggcaagtaacataccgatgacaaagggcacaacgtatgttgttatgcggtctgaccgataaagatcttcgtagaatatgtgggagccaatatgagcatccaggttgcactattggttattgaccggagacgtgtctcggtcatgtctacatagttctcgaacccgtagggtccgcacgcttaacgtttcgatgacaattatattatgagtttatatgttttgatgtaccgaaagttgttcggagtcccggatgtgatcacggacatgacgaggagtctcgaaatggtcgagacataaagattgatatattggaagcctatgtttggatatcggaagtgttccgggtgaaatcgggattttaccggagtactgggaggttaccggaacccccggcaacataatgggccttagtgggcctaggtggaagagaggagaggcggctagggctgggccgcgcgcccctcccccctagtccgaataggacaaggagaagggggcggcggcccccttccttcttctccctctcctctttcccccctcccaagtcctaatccaactaggaaaggggggggagtcctactcccggtgggagtaggactcctcctggtgcgccccaaggctggccgcaccttccccctttgatcctttatatacgggggcaggggggcaccccagacacaacaattgatcattgatctcttagccgtgtgcggtgcccccctccaccatattacacctcgataatatcgtagcggtgcttaggcgaagccctgcgtcgatagaagatcatcatcgtcaccacgccgtcgtgctgacgaaactctccctcaacactcggctggatcggagttcgagggacgtcatcgagctgaacgtgtgcggaactcggaggtgccgtgcgttcggtacttgatcggttggatcgtgaagacgtacgactacatcaaccgcgttgtgttaacgcttccgctttcggtctacgagggtacgtggacaacactctcccctctcgttgctatgcatcaccatgatcttgcgtgtgcgtaggaatttttttgaaattactacgttccccaacatcaggaACTCCATGAGCCAGATCTCGGGATGCTCCTTCGCACGCCGGCAGGGATCCTTGGCACGGCGACCTAGCTTGtggcgggggcgggggtggggaATGGATCGAATGCAGCCGAATAGCAGCCATTCGACGCGCTGCGCCGATGGCAGACGGAAACTGGTTTTCCTGTTCCACGGATGAGGACGGCAGCGGGCGTCCCGAGCCACGAATCAACTCTGATGGGATAACGGTGGCCGGCATTCCGCCGTTTCCTGGCCCATAGGTCAGCACCCCCGCTATACGTATCCTCTATTTTCCATCATTATCTGGTCTCTCGTATATCCCTGCGCCATTAAATGCGCCGCATCTCAAGACGTGAACGAGCAGCCCTGATAACGAGCACATGTGTGCTCATGTGCAGAAACACCGCGTCCCTCTTACAAGTTGTACTCTACCTAATTTGATCGTAAAGAACAAATAACTTGTAGTAAAATTATTGTAAACTAGTAAAGAACTATTTTACAACTCAAATCAAGCATGAGATTTGATAGTAAAACACTATGTATTTTATAGTAAAGATGCTCTGCTGTGTTATGACTCATTTTTGGGTTGACTTTTGATGGTAATACACTTGGTGCTTAGTGGTAAAAATGATAAATCGTTTTACCACCCACTACTACAAGGAGGAGATTTGATAATAAACACTATAAAATTTTATAGAAAAATGACAGACTTCCTTACAACTCAATTTCTGATTAATTCTTGATAGTAAATTTGGTACTAGTAGATTCTATTACCACCCATTAGTACCTGGAGGGGATTTGCAAGTggatttctttctctttttattcaCCTGTAATGGCCGGAGCGACGAGCTCAGGCAGAATTTAACGCAAAATAGATATACACGTATTTATGTATGTATATTTAATAATTTTAATTTGGATCAAGATGACGTGCTGCCTCAGCATctcaaactactccctccgttccatatactagttttaaaatttcaaaaacgctcttatattatgggatagagggagAGAACTCATAGAGATAGGGTGTATGTGTGTAGTGAGGTGATTGCACCgtgttaattttttttctttcaatttgggcTCTGGTGTTTAATTTCGTTAGCCTTCCTCCTCCGCTCGTGTCGTCGTCTCCACCACCCACGTTGGGTTCTAGCCACGTCTCTGtcttcctctccctctcgttcTCCATCTCGTTACCTCTCTGCTGCCAACCCGACCCAAGGTGCGTCTCCTCGCGACTCAACCCGCTCAAATCCCAGCCAACTAGCGCCCAATCCGGGGAGAATTGGGTTGATCCTTGTGCTGTGTTTGTTCCCATCCTCGGATCCTGGACCAAGATCCGACCGAGAGCCCAGATCTGCTGGTAGAGTTCAAGCGGGAAATATTGCAAGCCTTTTCTTACTCAGGCATTTAGGAGAGTGCAATTTTAGTGGGGTTGGCGCGTTTGATGCGGCGGTGTTGATTGGAGTGATCCATCGGTCTAGATTGGTCCTATGGCCTATCGTGGTCACTttcttcctcctttgtttcttTGGACGGTTTCCTTGATTTTGCCATTTCCTGCAGGTTGTTCGTCGCCAGCATGGGTCTGGCGAAGGATGGCGCCGAGATGGAGGAGGGGACATTGGAGATTGGCATAGGTAAGTCTTGACCAAGGCAAACCGAAGCTTGTGGTATGTATATTGCTCTTGAGAATTACAGCCTAGATTGTTTAGCTTTCTTGTGTTACTCCAATGGCGAACGGATAGGTTTGCTACATTAGTGCTCTGCTGTGCATATAAAGATAATAGATGCCGGACGATTGGCATGCTGCTAGAGTGCACTCATTTGATGAAACGGAGATGTTTTTTTGACCCGATGAAACTGAGATTTTATCAATCTTTAAAGTAAATATGCTGGCAGACAGTAAAGGTTGTCCTGTTCGTTTATTCTTGATCCTGACAGGAATGTGCTGCAAATCAGTATCAGCAATGTTCTCCTGAACCATGGTCCTGAGGTCCTTGCCTTTCTCCGTTGTATCTTTGCTTTTCTCCCATAGTTTCACACTAGTTGTACTTACACTCGGTGTGGCCTATCTAGCACCCCCCGCCGGTGTTGCTTCCTATCTTTCACATTAGTCTATATAGTTTTTTTAGGAAATCATTAGTCTTTTTTTGAAAACCCATTTGGGTGATATAGCAAAGATGATAATGAATTTCTGCTTGTCATGCAGAGTATAGGACTGTCTCCGGTGTGGCAGGGCCGTTGGTTATTTTGGACAAAGTAAAGGTATGATTTGTCATTCTTCTCTATATAGCTATAGCTGCTAATGTTACCGAAATTATGGTTGGATCAAATAACCATTCTCACACTCAGTAAATTTTCGCTGTATAAACCTATTTTAGGGCCCAAAGTATCAGGAGATTGTGAACATCCGATTGGGAGATGGCACCACTCGTCGTGGTCAAGTCCTCGAAGTCGATGGTGAAAAAGCTGTTGTGCAGGTTGTTTCCTTTCTATGGACCATATTCTCTTGATTGAAGAATGCCAATTGAGTTTTACACGATGTTGCATTTGATCTGATTTTTTACATAGTTTGCTTAGGGATCCAGTGCATTAAATTGTATTTGGTTACATGGTACTTGACCTTTTTTGGATACTGAGCTGCGTGCCTCTTAAGGTATTTGAAGGTACTTCAGGGATAGACAACAAGTATACTACTGTGCAGTTCACAGGCGAGGTACCTGTTATTCACATCTTTGCTTCTGATTCTTTGTCGTTCAATCATTAAATGCTTTATTTCTTTCTATGCAATAAATACCCAGATCATCAAACTATAGCTATACAATTTCAGTATGAACAATAAATGACATCAGCCATCTTAAAGTTGGATATGGAAACTGAACCCAGAAAATGCTAGGCATGAACATTTAGTGATATCAAACGTCTTCCTGCTGAATAACTTTATTTTTCGAATGAGGCTTTGTTGACTCGTCTCAACTTCACCACTTTATTTCTTTGCATATGGCACCGTTTTGTGTTACAGGTTTTGAAAACTCCCGTCTCACTTGATATGCTTGGACGCATTTTTAATGGCTCTGGAAAACCTATTGATAATGGCCCCCCTATATTGCCCGAGGCTTACTTGGATATTTCTGGTGAGTTATTTCATGTTATCGTAAACTTTCTTATGCTTAGGGTAGACAAGTGGCATGGACACTTCTTAGGAGAACTGGAGATTAGTTAAATAATCTATTCTTTGTGAAAGGCTCCATCTTAACTTATGGTAACCTTTATAATATCTGAGAGATGTCTGATATTATCCCAGGAAGttctatgcaactcccgtttaccagaggaacactttgtgtgctaccaaacgtcacaacgtaactgggtgattataaaggtgctctataggtgtctccgaaggtacttgttgggttggcgtatttcgagattaggatttgtcactccgattgtcggagaggtatctctgggccctctcggtaatgcacatcacttaagccttgcaagcattgcaactaatgagtttgttgcgagatgatgtattacggaacgagtaaagagacttgccggtaacgagattgaactaggtattgagataccgacgatcgaatctcgggcaagtaacataccgatgacaaagggcacaacgtatgttgttatgcggtctgaccgataaagatcttcatagaatatgtgggagccaatatgagcatccaggttccactattggttattgaccggagacgtgtctcagtcatgtctacatagttctcgaacccgtagggtccgcacgcttaacgtttcgatgacagttatattatgagtttatatgttttgatgtaccgaaggttgtttggagtcccggatgtgatcacagacatgactaggagtctcgaaatggtcgagacataaagattgatatattggaagcctatgtttggatatcggaagtgttccgggtgaaatcgggattttaccggagtaccgggaggttaccggaaccccccggcaacataatgggccttagtgggcctaggtggaagagaggagaggcggctagggctgggccgcgcgcccctcccccctagtccgaataggacaaggagaagggggcggcgccccccttccttcttctccctctcctctttcccccctcccaagtcctaatccaactaggaaaagggggggagtcctactcccggtgggagtaggactcctcctggcgcgccccaaggctggccgcacctcccccctttgatcctttatatacgggggcaggtggcaccccagacacaacaattgatcattgatctcttagccgtgtgcggtgcccccctccaccatattacacctcgataatatcgtagcggtgcttaggcgaagccctgcgtcggtagaacatcatcatcgtcaccacaccgtcgtgctgacaaaactctccctcaacactcggctggatcggagttcgagggacgtcatcgagctgaacgtgtactgaactcggaggtgccgtgcgttcggtacttgatcggtcggatcgtgaagacgtacgactacatcaaccgcgttgtgttaacgcttccgctttcggtctacgagggtacgtggacaacactctcccctctcgttgctatgcatcaccatgatcttgcgtgtgcggaggaatttttttgaaattactacgttccccaacagtggcatccgagcctggttttatgcgtagatgtcatatgcacgagtagaacacaagtgagttgtgggcgatataagtcatactgcttaccagcatgtcatactttggttcggcggtattgttggatgaagcggcccggaccgacattacgcgtacgcttacgcgagactggttcttccgacgtgctttgcacagaggtggctggcgggtgttagtttctccaactttagttgaaccgagtgtggctatgcccggtccttgcgaaggttaaaacagcaccaacttgacaaactatcgttgtggttttgatgcgtaggtaagaacggttcttgctcagcccgtagcagccacgtaaaacttgcaacaacaaagtagaggacgtctaacttgtttttgcagggcatgttgtgatgtgatatggtcaaggcatgatgctatattttattgtatgagatgatcatgttttgtaaccgagttatcggcaactagcaggagccatatgatgGTCCACAAGGTATCTGATGTGAGcaccggtactcaaccagaggaagaagaatgccaggagatctgattatagaaacaactgactaactcaaagttcaaatgcaaaagaattatgatttccaactcaggggggtcaggagcaacgctctgatcaaggatggataagttgaataggcttaggggtacaatcgatggcaatttgataggtcgagatccagctcacgtttaaaatgacgtctgagccggaagaatgaattctaggatatgattgaggattgcgagcattcgcaacaaattgaatcaacggactcaaaatgataatgacaagagatgccaataagattacgagaattttgggattaaccataatgcaagcaaacaagaatttcaagagcaataggctcctgaggattttcggaagatcgaatagtattttgaagactattgtggaatacttgaaacaactggggatgaccggatactcggtaagtgcgagaattatccgtaggggtattcaggtgacaaagaacagcaaggcggtaagctcaaaggattctcggaacaacagagagaatttcggggtatcttgtaataacaagatcaactgagaaacattgtatgaatggcgagtatacgtggttattcataggagtttatcgataaaagggaattgcaaaagcaatgaacacaagttctcgggttatcagcggagagtatcttcagggtcttcacgtgcagcagacgatcatcagtaataaggggctctccgggtgaaagtgataacgagatcctaatgttagatttagtaaaattcacttaacctgaatagaagagagatcagagtcccagagtatagacaaggagtaaaagatcctaataccacccaatggcgacgtgggcccgtaagccacacagccatgttagtaaaacagttttcactgactagactcaacttcggccaaggagttggaaagggggattcctacaggcagttggctctgataccaacttgtgacgcccccgatttgaccgtacactaatcatgcacgcaaatgtgtacgatcaagatcagggactcacgggaagatatcacaacacaactctaaaacataaataagtcatacaagcatcataatacaagccatgggcctcgagggctcgaatacaagtgctcgatcatagacgagtcagcggaagcaacaatatctgagtacagccataagttaaacaagtttgccttaagaaggctagcacaaaagtagcaacgatcgaaaaggcaaggcctcctgcctgggacctcctaactactcctcgaagccgaactccatgtagaatcatcctcgggatctctagctcctggactccagcatctggttgcgacaatcaggtatacaaaggggaaaagagggagaaaagcaaccgtgagtactcatccaaagtactcgcaagcaaggagctacactacatatgcatgtgtatatgtgtaaagggccatatcagtggactgaactgcagaatgccagaataagagggggatagctaatcctgtcgaagactacgcttctggcatctccatcttgcagcatgtagaagagagtagattgaagtcctccaagtagcatcgcatagcataatcctacccggcgatcccctcctcgtcgccctgttagagagcgatcaccgggttgtatctggcacttggaagggtgtattttattcagtatccagttctagttgtcataaggtcaaggtacaactccgggtcgtccttttaccgagggacacggctattcgaatagataaacttccctgcaggggtgcaccacataacccaacacgctcgatcccatttggccggacacacttttctgggtcatgcccggcctcgtaagatcaacacgtcgcagccccacctaagcacaacagagcggtcagcacgccggtctaatcctaagcgcgcaggggtctgggcccatcgccctatgcacacctgcacgttgcgaacgcggccgcgagcagacctagcaacccacacgatcacggcggttacgtcaaagcggtccaacacggcgcgcgccactcagtcgctgacgtcacgaaggcttcggctgataccacgacgccgggatacccataactactcccgcgtagatggctagtgcgtatagaccaaatggccagactcagatcaaataccaagatctcgttaagcgtgttaagtaaccgcgaacgtcgaccagggccaggcccacctctcacctaggcggtctcaacctgccctgtcgctccgccacaaagatccacttgcgggtactccttcgagccgacccgactttagtcatcacatgtgtcatgtatgtagtatataagtatatacccgtgatcaccgcccaggcgatcacggcccgatagtatagcacagcagacggacaagaatgtagggccactgatggaaatctagcatcctatactaagcatgtaggattgcaggtaaaggtatcaacagtagtagcaaggataggctatgcatcaggataggatatcggaaagcagtaacatgctacactactctaatgtaagcagtatagagaagaataggcgatatctggtgatcaagggggggcttgcctgattgctctggcaagtaggagggatcgtcaactccgtagtcgaactgggcagcagcagcgtcagtctcgtagtctaccggagagaagagggggaagaaacagtaaatacaatgcaaacataagcacgaCGAGACATAACATGGCAAAGCGCAGCGATAggagtgttctaacgcagtgctacacgatactggcgaagggggataatatccggaaagttttcccggagttaggcatttttggacagatgaaacggaggggaatGTTGCGAGtatgataggttagggaggtgtggcggacgaacgggctgcgtatccggattcgtctcgtcgttctgagcaactttcatgtagaaaacattttcatccgagttacggtttaaaagatatgaattttcaaagattatttgaatttctggaatttatttatttattaaattaaatTCGAATTATCCAAAACAGTAATGGTGACGTCAGCATGTCGTATgtgtgacatcagcagtcaactgtgcgCTGACCATGTcaccctgacatgtggggcccacatgtcagcctctgtagctAATTAACTGGGTTAATTTAAACAAAAAAAAACTTAATTAGATTGTGGGCCCTACTAGTCAGTGTCTGATTAGggattagtttaactaactaattTAACTAACTGATTAAttagtatttttatttttattttttaaaaggtTTTATTGGTGGGCCCCGTATGTCAGCTGCTGGGATTGGCCCAGTCAGCATCGACCGAAGTCAACGGGTCAAAGGTGGGGCCCAGGGGCCCGctggtcagtgaccctgggggtggGCCCCAGGCGCCACGTCGGACGCCGGCGGGAGGGCACTCCGGCGAGCCCGTacacggcggcgagcctcggccgTGGCCGGAATTCGGCCACAGGGGTCCGTTTCACGCGCGCTTGGTCGCGTTCGAACGGCCAAGACGATCCGCGCCGGATGGTGGTAGTGGTTCGTCCGGAGGTGGCCGGAAACGGCATCGGCGGTgagcttagcggcggccggagttcggggttgCACGGGCACGGCGATGGGAGGCACGGGAAGGCCAGATGTGGGGCTCAACGGG encodes the following:
- the LOC123144403 gene encoding V-type proton ATPase subunit B 1-like isoform X1 — encoded protein: MGLAKDGAEMEEGTLEIGIEYRTVSGVAGPLVILDKVKGPKYQEIVNIRLGDGTTRRGQVLEVDGEKAVVQVFEGTSGIDNKYTTVQFTGEVLKTPVSLDMLGRIFNGSGKPIDNGPPILPEAYLDISGSSMQLPFTRGTLCVLPNVTT
- the LOC123144403 gene encoding V-type proton ATPase subunit B 1-like isoform X2 — translated: MGLAKDGAEMEEGTLEIGIEYRTVSGVAGPLVILDKVKGPKYQEIVNIRLGDGTTRRGQVLEVDGEKAVVQVFEGTSGIDNKYTTVQFTGEVLKTPVSLDMLGRIFNGSGKPIDNGPPILPEAYLDISDWSLEAELPQVFGG
- the LOC123144403 gene encoding V-type proton ATPase subunit B 1-like isoform X3 → MGLAKDGAEMEEGTLEIGIEYRTVSGVAGPLVILDKVKGPKYQEIVNIRLGDGTTRRGQVLEVDGEKAVVQVFEGTSGIDNKYTTVQFTGEVLKTPVSLDMLGRIFNGSGKPIDNGPPILPEAYLDISDRWPVLLFR
- the LOC123144403 gene encoding V-type proton ATPase subunit B 1-like isoform X4; the encoded protein is MGLAKDGAEMEEGTLEIGIEYRTVSGVAGPLVILDKVKGPKYQEIVNIRLGDGTTRRGQVLEVDGEKAVVQVFEGTSGIDNKYTTVQFTGEVLKTPVSLDMLGRIFNGSGKPIDNGPPILPEAYLDISGTTD